The nucleotide sequence GACAAGATATACTTGTCACTTTCCAATACTTGTTTGTACCCACAATTATTCAACACAATCCACTTAATAGATTCTTTCGAATTCCGGGCACATATTGTTCAAAAGTAAACATTTTCTAGAAGTAAAAACAAGATTCACAGTTCCTATTCCCTTGATTGGTTCAGTTGCAACGTTCCCCATCTTGATGATAGATCCGTCTTCGATTGGTTGAAAGTCTTGAAACTAACGAAGATCCTTGCATACATGACTTGTTGCACCTGAATCAACCCACCAAGCAATGTCATCATCCTGCACATAAAATGCCTCAGAAATTAGTGACACATAATTCTTAACTGAATTATTAAATTGTATTAAATTCTGACCTTGCTTGCCCGGGTCCTTGGACCCGCCAGAACTAGCCTCATTCTTGTTCTTTGAACCGGACTTATTGTTATTCTTCATCATTTTATGGTCCCTCTTAAAGTGACCAACCTTACCACTTTTCCAGCAAGGGTAATTCGACTTTTTGTTTAAACCCGAATTGTTGTTTCCTTGAAACTTGCGTTTCCCTTTGAACTTACTGTTTCCTTTGGATTATTCACCCGTTTCAACCATGTTCACAGAACTTGATCCAGCCCGTTTCTTATCATCATTGACCAACACATTTTTCTGTGCTCTCAAGCCTTCTTCAATTCTGAAGTGGCCTCCAAGTTCAACCAAAGTTAACTCTCCTTTCTGATGTTTCAGATTATGTTTAACATCTCTCCAGGAAGGAGGTAACTTGTCAATGATACTCGAAACAGAGATGGATTCATCCATCTTCATATCATGTTGGGCAAACTGCCCCAGAATTCATAACAATTCATGATATTGTTCCATCACAGGCCTTTCATCAACcattctgtaattattgaaattacTGACAAGAAACTTCTTACTAGAAGAATCTTCTGCCATGTATTTGGCTTCCAACGTGTCCCACATTAACTTTGTAGTTTCAACATTTTGATAAACATCAAATAAGGGATCAGACATACCATTCAGAATGTGGCCAAGACATATATAGTTGTCGTTCTTCCACTTCGACCTCTTCCTGATTTGCTCCAGATTGCCCTCCTCCTGTATCTCCAGGATTGGAGTAGTCAACACGTACACAACCTTCAACGAAGTCAGAAGAAAATGCATCTTCTTCTGCCATCTTCGGAAGTCCACCCCTTCGAACTTCTCCAGTTTGTCAACCTTGTTtgtcatatccttcatcgatcCGCTTGCCATCTTCACAGAAACTAATTTGATCTTTGTTGGGGAATTTCAGTTTGCCGGAtgatcagagaggcgtgtaatcactctcagatcaaattatttcggtggttcacccgaaaaattcaatcggatacaactctgattttaTGAGAAATTGAACCAGTGTATGTGTTTGCGTGAATTGTATGAACCAGAGGATTGTGACCAAAAAACTCAATACGGATTTTTGGGATTTTCGCAGGTAACTGCCAGAGGCAGGTAACTGCCAGAGGCAGTTATTTTCGAATTTTCAATTAAATTGCATTAAAAACTGCCATGATTTTTTGTCTAAAAATTTATGACGAATTTTCATAAATTTCATTTTCTAAGGCATTTTCCGTAAAGCAATTtagttaaaataaaattttattttctaaggctctgccccttggaccccgccaggggctgcagccccttggaccctgctcccaggggcgttgcccccggacccccgccaagtgGGCGCTGCCCCCTTGGAAGCCCCGTACACCTCGAataataataactcaaacaagcatgcactcccgcacctcctaacttgcttgatgtgtattattattcgctttgatcaTCAAGTCAATCtccgattacactaaaatatctaacagaCCCCACACCGTTACTAGTGAGGGTGAAATTGTTTTTATCAGAGCCCGCCCTGAAGGAGGGCGGGGAGGACAACCGAACAGGGCCTGTGATTTCGTAGGGCACATAATTTTTAAAACAAATccgatattatatatgtaaaaaaaaaaattaatagggtataaccaaaaaaatattaatatttgcctacttaaaaaaataatattgtttaaactatttagcccattaggttagtgagcccaatacccaattattttctaaaaactaataaaaaaggAATTCTCAATTCTGCAAGCCTTCGACGCACAGGAATCATGACAATCGAGATCAGACTGCAGGCCTTCGATCATCATTCTGCAATTTTTAGGTGTTGTTCGATCAGACATCAGAGAGACAACCAGCAGCAGGCCTTCGATTTAAATTCACTAGaggtaaaaaaaaactaaaaatcaatTGTCGAATTCAGTTTACTTATGATTTAGGATTGATTTACGATTTCAGTTATTATGTCGAATTCAGTTAACTTATGTCGAAATCACTTAACTTATGATTTAGGATTGATTTTCGATTTCAGTTATTATCTCGAATTCATTTATTCAGTTAACTTTTGTCGATTTCAGTTAAGTTATGTCGATTTCAGTTAAGTTATGTCGAATTCAATTCATTTATCTTGTCAAACATTATTTAGGCATTAACTTAATTTGATACAAACTTTGTCGATTAATGATTATTTAGGCGTTAATGGCTCCTAAACAAGTATCCGGATGGCAAAAACGTCAAAAGAGGAAACGACAAGATGAATTGGTGAAGTCACAAATTTTTACGGTATGCCATTCATTTGAATACTATATTTTGTCAGGGTCGGCCCTGAGAATTTTGTATTTTGTTAATTGCAGTGTTTATCGAATGCTATATTTTTGTCAATGGTTCAAATTTGTATGAAAAACtagtttaaattttttatttagttaagACCTAAGGGtacgttttttcgagctcgaacaaggtacatgaattctcagggccggccctggttTTTATCAAAAACTATATTTATACTTATGATATATCAGTTTCTATATATATTTTACTCTTTTGATTATATCTTTCCCCGATGTATGCAAGTTTAAATGATAAATTCATGAGTGAGTTGTATCTATCCAAAGCAATTCCCGGTGTATGTGTGTAAGTTTATATGATGAATTCAATTTGTGTCTATCCAAAGCAATTTAGAAAAAAATGCAAGTCCTCGTCTCGATACCTAAATTACCCTACGTATACAAAAAACATTTGGGGGAATAGTGCAAAACACATAGCTGTGTGTCATTTTCCTATTGGACCATATTTAAAATTATgctttcgtccttcgtttaaaattacgtttttgcccccagctcaaaataaaattataactttgcccttagctcaaaattacgcttttgccctcgggtCAAAAACTCTTTCTTtattttgttcccagtttaaaattacggtttcgccctccgtttaaaattatgtttttgcccccagcttaaaataaaatgttgttttttcctctagctcaaaattacaattctgccctcagctcaaaattatgtttttgtccacagttcaaaataaaattatgtttttcccctagcccaaaattatgattttgctctcagtttaaaattatgatttcgcctccagtttaaaatataattacgattttgccctctgtacagacatacatgttatgagagagaaatatttggcttattgccccgcaacgcgggcggggcaaaaactagttttCAATACATACATTGAAGGGCGGTAATAGTGCTTTTCAGTTGTTGGCTGAAATGGGCGGCTAGGGTAATACGGCTAGGCAGCTGTCTGACATTCCCAtattggcccaacaaatttacaattttatcctgctttaaaattacgattttgccatcagttcaaaattatggtTTTACCCTCACTTAAAattaaatttacgcttttgctcaaAGCTAAATATgtcaattttgccctcggtttaaaattacgattttaccccgtttaaatttacaatttttccattagtttttttccttaaaattacgattttgtcatcCATTCAAAATTATGTTCTTACCCTCACTTAAAAATACATTTACGCTTTTGCTCtcagctaaaaatttcaattttgccatcggttcaaaattacgatttaacctcgtttaaatttacagttttgccattagttttattttttcacagccaagttacgattttgtcctcaacttaaatttacattttctccatcgtttgtttgttttcctggttaaattacaattttgcccccagtatAAAAATACAGTCATGTCGGGAGCTACCTGACACTCCcacattggtccatttaatttacgattttatccctgaattaaaattatgatttcaccCTCAGTTCATAAGAAGATTTTTCCCATTGTTtaagtttttttagcaaaactataaaagttttttgttttaattggttgac is from Helianthus annuus cultivar XRQ/B chromosome 9, HanXRQr2.0-SUNRISE, whole genome shotgun sequence and encodes:
- the LOC110876500 gene encoding uncharacterized protein LOC110876500, whose protein sequence is MASGSMKDMTNKVDKLEKFEGVDFRRWQKKMHFLLTSLKVVYVLTTPILEIQEEGNLEQIRKRSKWKNDNYICLGHILNGMSDPLFDVYQNVETTKLMWDTLEAKYMAEDSSSKKFLFAQHDMKMDESISVSSIIDKLPPSWRDVKHNLKHQKGELTLVELGGHFRIEEGLRAQKNVLVNDDKKRAGSSSVNMVETGE